The Solanum pennellii chromosome 11, SPENNV200 genome contains a region encoding:
- the LOC107004087 gene encoding transcription factor bHLH96-like, whose product MALETVVFQQDPFNYSHKDCNFYNLETFHDYGNFGYEGYNWNSSIPQSYNDDDNNNNNNNNNSSPDKYFPVESTVVSGRRKRRRTKCAKNEEEIHNQRMTHIAVERNRRRQMNDYLAVLRSLMPPSYAQRGDQASIVGGAINFVKELEQLLQFLEAHKQVITTHQRHIQYSPFSKFFTFPQYFTSNNNHPLAAATSNEGSEERRSAVADIEVTMVESHANVKVLSRRRPKQLLKIVNWLQAMCLTILHLSVTTADHMVLYTFSVKVEENCELNTVSEIASAVHEMVAMIKEEAMSC is encoded by the exons atggctCTTGAAACTGTTGTTTTCCAACAAGATCCTTTCAATTATAGCCACAAAGATTGTAATTTTTACAATCTTGAAACTTTTCATGATTATGGTAATTTTGGCTATGAGGGGTATAATTGGAATTCTTCAATACCACAAAGTTACAACGACgatgataacaacaacaataacaataataataattcttcgCCGGATAAATATTTTCCGGTGGAGAGTACGGTGGTTTCAGGGCGGAGAAAAAGGCGGCGGACAAAATGCGCGAAAAACGAGGAAGAAATACATAATCAAAGGATGACTCACATTGCCGTCGAGAGAAATCGTCGACGGCAAATGAACGATTACCTCGCCGTACTCCGGTCGTTGATGCCGCCGTCTTACGCTCAACgg GGTGACCAAGCATCAATTGTTGGAGGCgcaattaattttgttaaagaACTTGAACAACTCCTCCAATTTTTGGAAGCACATAAACAAGTCATAACAACACATCAGCGACATATTCAGTATAGTCCGTTCTCTAAATTTTTCACGTTCCCTCAATATTTTACGAGTAATAACAATCACCCGTTGGCGGCCGCCACCAGCAACGAGGGGTCGGAGGAGAGACGGTCGGCGGTCGCGGATATCGAGGTGACCATGGTGGAAAGTCATGCAAATGTAAAGGTGTTATCAAGAAGAAGACCAAAACAATTGTTGAAAATTGTTAATTGGTTACAAGCAATGTGCCTTACTATACTTCACCTTAGTGTTACAACAGCTGATCATATGGTACTTTACACATTTAGTGTCAAG GTGGAAGAAAATTGTGAGCTAAATACAGTGAGTGAGATAGCAAGTGCTGTACATGAAATGGTGGCCATGATTAAGGAGGAGGCTATGTCTTGTTGA
- the LOC107003019 gene encoding probable glucan 1,3-beta-glucosidase A: MELLFSKWVSAFLLCCWLIFSVGHSVEGIHGNARVRAVNLGGWLVVEGWIKPSLFDDIPNGDMLDGTQVQLKSVTLQKYISAQNGGGMNVSVDRDNPLEWETFKLWRISESVFQFRTSEGQFLTCSGDGDSVTATAESPSDSETFYLERNFNNRIHIKLKSGTYIQASNDNVLTADFPGTPGWDDNPATFEMTFVAKLQGDYQLANGYGHNKAKDVLKKHRNSFITVDDFDFLYRHGINTVRIPVGWWIASDSNPPAPFIGGSLESLDNAFSWAQAYNIKCIIDLHAAPGSQNGMEHSASRDGTVNWQTSPEHISQTLDAIEFLASRYAVHPALLGIELLNEPSAADVSLDILVPFYKQGYQIVRKYSSTAYVIFCQRIGNADPFELYQANIGSSNTVVDLHYYNLFDRYFDKLTSSENIQFLYKNRQSQIQALNSANGPLVFVGEWVNEWNVTNGSLADYQDFGRVQLDIYNAASFGWSYWTLKCEKKHWDFEWSIRNNYLQLQPGTSSRNMISRVVLLLELACILSFMH, from the exons ATGGAACTACTTTTCTCCAAATGGGTCTCTGCTTTCTTGCTCTGTTGTTGGCTTATCTTCTCTGTTGGGCATTCAG TGGAGGGGATACATGGAAATGCAAGAGTAAGAGCTGTGAACTTGGGTGGATGGTTAGTTGTGGAGGGGTGGATAAAGCCTTCTCTTTTTGATGATATACCCAATGGAGATATGCTT GATGGAACACAGGTGCAATTAAAATCTGTGACATTGCAAAAGTATATTTCTGCACAGAATGGTGGAGGAATGAATGTGTCTGTGGATAGAGATAATCCATTAGAATGGGAAACATTTAAG TTGTGGAGGATTTCTGAGTCAGTATTTCAGTTTCGAACTTCTGAAGGGCAATTTCTAACATGCAGTGGTGATGGAGATAGTGTGACGGCAACAGCAGAGTCTCCCTCGGATTCAGAAACATTCTATCTCGAAAGGAACTTCAATAATAGAATTCACATCAAACTCAAAAGTGGAACTTATATACAA GCCTCAAATGATAATGTTCTCACAGCAGACTTTCCGGGGACGCCAGGTTGGGATGATAATCCAGCCACATTTGAGATGACGTTTGTGGCGAAGTTGCAAGGGGATTACCAGCTTGCTAATGGATACGGGCATAACAAGGCAAAAGACGTTCTTAAG AAGCATAGGAATAGTTTCATCACTGTAGATGACTTCGATTTCTTGTACAGACACGGAATAAATACTGTTAGGATTCCTGTTGGCTGGTGGATAGCTTCCGATTCAAATCCTCCAGCTCCTTTTATTGGTGGAAGCTTAGAATCTCTTGATAATGCATTCTCGTGGGCGCA AGCTTATAACATAAAGTGCATAATCGACCTTCACGCTGCCCCAGGTTCCCAAAATGGGATGGAACATAGTGCCAGTAGAGATGGCACAGTAAACTGGCAGACATCTCCAGAACACATCTCACAAACATTGGATGCTATAGAGTTCTTAGCTTCCAG GTATGCCGTGCATCCTGCCTTGCTGGGAATCGAGCTTCTTAACGAGCCATCTGCTGCAGATGTCTCACTGGATATTCTGGTGCCTTTTTATAAACAAGGATATCAAATTGTTCGAAAATATTCTTCAACAGCTTACGTGATATTTTGCCAAAGAATCGGAAACGCAGATCCATTTGAACTTTATCAAGCTAACATAGGCTCATCAAACACAGTTGTTGATTTGCACTACTACAATCTCTTTGACAGATACTTTGATAAACTGACCTCGTCGGAGAACATTCAATTTCTATACAAAAACAGACAATCTCAAATACAGGCTTTGAATAGCGCCAACGGACCATTGGTGTTTGTTG GTGAATGGGTGAACGAATGGAACGTGACTAATGGCTCGTTAGCAGATTATCAGGATTTCGGAAGAGTTCAGTTAGATATATACAATGCAGCCTCTTTTGGATGGTCTTACTGGACACTAAAGTGTGAAAAAAAGCACTGGGATTTCGAGTGGAGTATTCGGAACAATTATCTTCAGCTGCAACCAG GTACTTCATCAAGGAATATGATATCTAGAGTTGTATTGTTGCTTGAATTGGCATGCATTTTGAGCTTTATGCATTAG
- the LOC107004229 gene encoding protein MIZU-KUSSEI 1-like produces the protein MITSYPSAATTATITTVDCEKQVRSWRLLRSLVELLIPSCYCTFVEPTEPVLTKKPSFNYHRPSFTSNTTNITGTIFGYRKGKVNFCIQTNPNSSTPLLLLELAVSTSTLAREMRGGLLRIALESSNNEGGSGNNENSSLLSMPVWTMYCNGKKVGFAVKKKPTKSDVQVLNQMESVVVGAGTIHGKEINRDDDIMYLRGKFERVHGSSDSESFHLIDPEGSMGQQQLSIFFLRSRSS, from the coding sequence ATGATCACCTCATACCCCTCCGCCGCCACCACCGCCACCATCACCACCGTTGATTGTGAGAAACAAGTCCGTTCGTGGCGACTCCTCCGCTCCCTAGTGGAGTTACTCATCCCTAGTTGTTACTGTACGTTTGTTGAACCTACAGAACCCGTCCTAACTAAAAAGCCATCTTTCAACTATCATAGACCATCATTTACCTCGAATACAACGAATATTACGGGTACCATTTTTGGGTATCGTAAAGGAAAAGTCAATTTTTGTATCCAAACAAACCCTAATTCCTCTACCCCGCTTCTTCTACTTGAACTCGCGGTTTCTACTTCAACCCTAGCACGTGAAATGCGTGGAGGGTTACTAAGAATCGCGCTTGAAAGTTCCAATAACGAGGGTGGAAgtggaaataatgaaaattctTCCCTTCTGTCCATGCCTGTATGGACGATGTATTGTAATGGGAAAAAAGTAGGGTTCGCGGTTAAGAAAAAACCTACAAAATCCGATGTACAAGTGTTGAATCAAATGGAAAGTGTAGTTGTTGGTGCTGGCACTATTCATGGTAAAGAAATTAATCGCGATGATGATATAATGTACCTAAGAGGAAAATTCGAAAGGGTTCATGGATCTTCAGACTCAGAGTCATTTCACTTGATCGATCCTGAAGGAAGTATGGGACAACAACAATTGAGCATTTTCTTTCTCCGCTCTCGTTCTAGCTAA